The following coding sequences lie in one Prevotella nigrescens genomic window:
- a CDS encoding ATP-binding protein — MDAFFRTHTYLVEHNYAPVRRMLMDEIDWNDRMIGIKGTRGVGKTTFLLQYAKEKFGANDRKCLYINMNNFYFQERGIADFAGEFYRGGGKVLLIDQIFKQPNWSYDLRKCYDSYSGLKIAFTGSSVMRLKEENPELNGIVKSYNLRGFSFREFLNYMSGHNFPSYSLDDIIKNHEEITRQILPKVSPLKYFQDYIHHGYYPFFLENRNYSENLLKTMNMMTEVDILLIKQIELKYLTKIKKLFYLLALEGPKSPNISNLAKEINTSRATVMNYIKYLSDSRLINIIYTVGQEFPKKPAKVIMNNSNLIYAIYPIHVEQQDVMETFFVNALLSGHLVNEGNKQGNYIIDENKRFRICDAENVKMRLNNETIYARYNTEIGKDNKIPLWLFGFLY, encoded by the coding sequence ATGGATGCATTTTTCCGTACTCACACCTACTTAGTGGAACATAATTATGCTCCTGTGAGGCGTATGCTTATGGACGAAATAGATTGGAACGATCGTATGATAGGCATAAAAGGAACACGGGGCGTAGGGAAAACGACCTTTCTTCTTCAGTATGCGAAAGAGAAGTTTGGAGCTAACGACAGGAAGTGTCTTTACATAAATATGAATAACTTCTATTTTCAGGAAAGAGGGATTGCCGACTTTGCAGGAGAATTCTATAGAGGTGGTGGAAAAGTATTGCTTATTGACCAAATTTTCAAACAGCCTAATTGGAGCTATGACCTACGTAAGTGCTATGATAGCTATTCAGGACTAAAGATAGCCTTTACTGGTTCGAGTGTCATGCGCCTGAAGGAAGAAAACCCAGAGCTTAATGGAATCGTTAAAAGCTATAATTTAAGAGGCTTTTCGTTTAGAGAATTCCTAAACTATATGTCAGGACACAACTTCCCTTCCTACTCACTTGACGATATCATCAAAAACCACGAAGAGATAACAAGGCAGATATTACCAAAGGTTAGCCCACTAAAATATTTTCAGGATTATATTCATCATGGTTATTATCCTTTCTTTTTGGAAAACAGAAATTATTCTGAAAATCTGCTGAAGACAATGAACATGATGACCGAAGTGGATATTTTGCTTATCAAACAAATAGAACTAAAGTACCTTACAAAGATTAAGAAACTTTTTTACCTACTTGCTTTAGAAGGTCCGAAATCGCCTAATATAAGCAATTTGGCTAAAGAGATAAATACAAGTCGTGCAACTGTTATGAACTACATTAAGTATTTATCAGATTCACGTTTGATAAACATTATCTATACTGTTGGGCAGGAATTTCCTAAAAAGCCAGCAAAGGTGATAATGAACAATTCCAATCTTATTTACGCAATATATCCCATACATGTAGAACAGCAAGATGTAATGGAAACATTCTTTGTCAATGCTCTGTTGTCTGGGCATTTGGTGAACGAAGGAAACAAACAAGGAAATTATATAATAGACGAAAATAAGAGATTCAGGATTTGCGATGCGGAAAACGTAAAGATGCGTTTAAACAACGAAACTATTTACGCTCGCTATAATACAGAGATAGGGAAAGACAATAAAATTCCACTTTGGTTGTTTGGATTTCTATATTGA
- the nifJ gene encoding pyruvate:ferredoxin (flavodoxin) oxidoreductase has translation MAKEKKYITCDGNEAAAHVSYMFSEVAAIYPITPSSPMAEHVDTWSAKGRKNLFGQTVTVQEMQSEGGAAGAMHGSLQAGALTTTFTASQGLLLMIPNMYKIAGEMLPCVFDVSARTIATHSLCIFGDHSDVMACRQTGFAMFCSGSVQEVMDLTAVPHLASLKTSIPFVNFFDGFRTSHEYQKIEMIDQDEVAKLLDPEDVKRFRDRALSPECPVTRGTAENPETFFTHREACNQYYENIPEVVEDYLAKIKDITGREYHLFSYYGAKDAENIIILMGSATEAAREVIDYQMKQGKKIGMISVHLYRPFSVKHLLAAVPKTVKRIAVLDRTKEPGAEGEPLYLDVKSAFYDVENKPLIVGGRYGLGSSDTTPAHIISVFNNLELAEPKNHFTVGIVDDVTFTSLPLIDEIPMGGEGMFEAKFYGLGADGTVGANKNSVKIIGDNTNKHCQAYFSYDSKKSGGFTCSHLRFGDSEIRSTYQVNTPNFVACHVQAYLRMYDVIRGLQKNGTFLLNTIFEGEELVNFIPNKIKRYFAQNNITVYYINATKIAQEIGLGNRTNTILQSAFFRITKVIPVDLAVEQMKEFIVKSYGNKGQDVVDKNYAAVDRGGEYKTLPVDPAWANLADDEEDATDDAPAYIKEIVRPINGQVGDLLKVSDFIKYDMVDGTMKNGSAAFEKRGVEAFYPEWTSENCIQCNKCAYVCPHACIRPFVLDDEEVKGFEDKTLEMKVPKPMAGMHFRIQVSILDCVGCGNCADVCPGNKNGKALAMVPFTHDEHQIGNWNYLVKNVKTKQHLVDIKSNVKNSQFAQPLFEFSGACAGCGETPYVKLVSQLFGDREMIANATGCSSIYSASVPSTPYTTNEQGQGPAFDNSLFEDFCEFGLGMALGNKKMRERITKLLNDAMAEEHVSAEFKTAAQAWIDAKNNADASKEASVALKPLIAAGAEAGCPICKELKTLDHYLVKRSQWIIGGDGASYDIGYGGLDHVIASGEDVNILVLDTEVYSNTGGQSSKSTPLGAIAQFAAQGKRIRKKDLGLMATTYGYVYVAQIAMGADQAQTLKAIREAEAYPGPSLIIAYSPCINHGLKAKGGMGKSQAEEGRAVESGYWHLWRYNPQLAEEGKNPFSLDSKEPDWSKFQDFLLGEVRYLSVKKAYPTEAQELFDAAEKMAKLRYQSYVRKSKEDWSENA, from the coding sequence ATGGCGAAAGAAAAAAAGTACATTACCTGTGATGGTAATGAAGCTGCAGCTCATGTGAGCTACATGTTTTCAGAGGTAGCAGCTATCTATCCTATCACTCCGTCTTCTCCAATGGCGGAACATGTTGATACATGGTCAGCAAAAGGACGTAAGAATCTTTTCGGTCAGACTGTAACAGTTCAGGAAATGCAGTCAGAAGGTGGTGCTGCAGGTGCTATGCACGGTTCGCTGCAGGCTGGTGCACTCACAACAACATTTACTGCTTCACAAGGTTTGTTGTTGATGATTCCTAATATGTATAAGATTGCAGGTGAAATGCTTCCTTGCGTGTTCGACGTTTCAGCTCGTACAATCGCTACACACTCATTGTGCATCTTCGGCGACCATTCAGACGTTATGGCTTGTCGGCAGACAGGTTTCGCAATGTTCTGCTCTGGTTCAGTGCAAGAAGTAATGGACCTTACAGCTGTTCCACACCTTGCTTCATTGAAGACAAGCATTCCATTCGTAAATTTCTTCGACGGTTTCCGCACATCTCATGAATATCAGAAGATTGAGATGATAGACCAGGACGAAGTAGCCAAGCTCCTCGACCCAGAAGATGTGAAACGTTTCCGCGACCGTGCACTCTCTCCGGAATGTCCAGTAACCCGTGGTACTGCTGAAAACCCAGAGACATTCTTCACACATCGTGAAGCTTGCAACCAATACTACGAGAATATTCCAGAAGTAGTTGAAGACTACTTGGCAAAGATTAAGGACATTACTGGTCGTGAATACCACCTCTTCTCTTATTATGGTGCTAAAGATGCAGAAAATATCATTATCCTTATGGGGTCTGCTACCGAGGCTGCTCGTGAAGTCATCGATTATCAGATGAAGCAAGGCAAGAAGATTGGTATGATTTCTGTCCATCTCTATCGTCCATTCTCTGTGAAGCACTTGCTCGCCGCTGTTCCAAAGACAGTGAAGCGCATTGCAGTGCTCGACAGAACGAAAGAACCCGGTGCAGAAGGTGAACCATTGTATCTTGATGTTAAGAGCGCATTCTACGATGTAGAAAACAAACCATTGATTGTTGGTGGCCGTTACGGTCTCGGTTCATCTGATACCACACCGGCTCACATCATTTCTGTATTCAACAATCTTGAACTTGCCGAACCTAAGAACCACTTCACGGTAGGTATCGTAGACGATGTTACATTTACCTCTCTTCCACTGATTGATGAAATTCCGATGGGTGGCGAAGGTATGTTCGAAGCTAAGTTCTATGGTTTGGGAGCTGACGGTACTGTCGGTGCCAACAAGAACTCTGTAAAGATTATCGGCGACAATACCAACAAACACTGCCAAGCATACTTCTCTTACGACTCTAAGAAGTCTGGTGGTTTCACCTGCTCTCACTTGCGTTTCGGTGATAGCGAAATCCGTTCTACCTATCAGGTAAATACACCTAACTTCGTAGCTTGCCACGTTCAGGCATACTTACGTATGTACGACGTAATTCGTGGTTTGCAGAAGAACGGCACCTTCCTTCTGAACACCATTTTCGAAGGCGAAGAGCTTGTAAACTTCATTCCTAACAAGATTAAGCGTTACTTCGCTCAGAATAACATAACCGTTTACTACATCAACGCAACAAAGATTGCACAGGAAATTGGTCTTGGCAACCGTACCAACACTATTTTGCAGAGTGCATTCTTCCGCATTACGAAAGTAATCCCTGTTGATTTGGCAGTTGAGCAGATGAAGGAATTTATCGTTAAGTCTTACGGCAATAAGGGACAAGATGTGGTTGATAAGAACTATGCAGCCGTAGACCGTGGTGGCGAATACAAAACATTACCAGTAGACCCAGCTTGGGCGAACCTTGCAGACGATGAAGAAGATGCAACCGACGATGCTCCTGCATACATTAAGGAAATTGTCCGTCCTATCAACGGTCAGGTGGGCGACTTGCTGAAAGTTTCCGACTTCATCAAGTACGATATGGTAGACGGTACGATGAAGAACGGTTCTGCTGCGTTTGAAAAGCGTGGTGTTGAGGCTTTCTATCCGGAATGGACTTCCGAAAACTGTATTCAGTGTAACAAATGTGCTTACGTTTGCCCTCACGCTTGTATCCGTCCGTTCGTTCTCGACGATGAAGAAGTGAAAGGATTTGAAGACAAGACATTGGAGATGAAAGTTCCGAAGCCTATGGCAGGTATGCATTTCCGCATTCAGGTCAGCATTCTCGACTGTGTAGGCTGTGGAAACTGTGCTGACGTTTGCCCTGGTAACAAGAATGGCAAGGCACTTGCAATGGTTCCATTCACACACGACGAGCATCAAATCGGCAACTGGAACTACCTTGTTAAGAATGTTAAGACAAAGCAGCACTTGGTAGACATTAAGAGCAACGTCAAGAACTCACAGTTTGCCCAGCCATTATTCGAGTTCTCCGGAGCTTGTGCAGGTTGTGGCGAGACGCCTTACGTCAAGTTAGTTTCTCAGCTGTTCGGCGACCGAGAAATGATTGCCAACGCTACAGGTTGTTCTTCCATCTATTCTGCATCAGTACCTTCAACTCCATATACAACCAACGAACAGGGGCAAGGTCCTGCATTCGACAACTCATTGTTCGAAGACTTCTGCGAATTTGGTCTGGGTATGGCACTTGGCAACAAGAAGATGCGCGAACGTATTACCAAGCTCTTGAACGATGCTATGGCTGAAGAGCACGTATCAGCAGAATTCAAGACTGCAGCACAGGCATGGATTGATGCCAAGAACAACGCCGACGCATCTAAGGAAGCAAGTGTGGCATTGAAGCCGCTGATTGCTGCAGGTGCCGAAGCTGGTTGCCCAATCTGCAAGGAATTGAAAACATTAGACCACTATTTGGTAAAGCGTTCACAGTGGATTATCGGTGGCGATGGTGCTTCTTACGACATCGGTTACGGCGGTCTCGACCACGTTATCGCTTCTGGCGAAGATGTAAATATCCTCGTGCTCGACACAGAGGTTTACTCTAATACAGGTGGTCAGAGTTCTAAATCTACTCCACTCGGTGCCATTGCACAGTTTGCTGCACAGGGCAAGCGTATCCGTAAGAAGGATCTCGGTTTGATGGCAACGACTTACGGTTACGTATATGTTGCCCAAATCGCCATGGGTGCCGACCAAGCACAAACCCTCAAGGCTATCCGCGAGGCTGAAGCATACCCAGGTCCATCACTCATCATCGCTTACTCTCCATGTATCAACCACGGTCTGAAAGCCAAGGGTGGTATGGGTAAGAGCCAGGCAGAAGAAGGCCGCGCCGTAGAAAGCGGTTACTGGCACTTGTGGCGTTACAATCCACAGCTGGCAGAAGAAGGCAAGAACCCATTCTCTCTCGACTCTAAGGAGCCAGACTGGAGCAAGTTCCAAGACTTCCTGCTGGGTGAAGTTCGCTATCTCTCTGTCAAGAAAGCTTATCCAACTGAAGCACAAGAGCTCTTCGATGCGGCAGAGAAAATGGCAAAACTCCGCTACCAAAGCTATGTTCGCAAGAGCAAGGAGGACTGGAGTGAGAATGCTTAA